A window of the Bacteroides thetaiotaomicron VPI-5482 genome harbors these coding sequences:
- a CDS encoding helix-turn-helix domain-containing protein — translation MQVNPDVGSMDAVLDKLYGKVGTNKSYISRIEKGALEPGVGLFFRIIDALGLKVEIVKPMI, via the coding sequence ATGCAAGTAAACCCTGACGTTGGAAGTATGGATGCTGTATTAGACAAATTGTACGGCAAGGTAGGTACCAACAAGTCCTATATATCTAGAATTGAGAAAGGAGCGCTTGAGCCGGGAGTCGGACTTTTCTTTCGTATCATTGATGCATTGGGCTTAAAAGTGGAGATTGTTAAGCCGATGATATGA
- a CDS encoding DUF3868 domain-containing protein: MKKILCILFCLLPVLGGKAQTLYRDQVRIEKESITRNEDNNVLSIDMDIVMQENLKLSSNHVVTLTPFLESNGRTKILPSIVVYGRKREVVNQRNNIAPSENTYSVIRRKHNKEQIINYHQQFQFEAWMRDAEMKLNIDVCGCCDLKEETSGELITRLNILPVQLQPAISYITPQAEAVKHRAIEGSAFLDFPVNQIIIRPEYRRNTVELAKIRATIDSVRNDDKTTLSSIRIHGYASPEGGYANNTRLAKGRTQALVDYVTSYYKFDNKLITSEYTSEDWEGFRKFIAASSLEKKDEILKLMDDSTLDIDKKERQIAQLAGPQTYKYILEECYPALRHSDYTVNYTVRGFNLEETKEIIKTRPQLLSLQEIYRIAESCQPGSEEFNRSFQVAAAMFPDDPIANLNAGAMEIQKGGDLTTAKKHLAKADQKAPETLNNLGVIALLEGDYDAAEKYFNAAKAGGLTTQADTNMKQLKSIRNYPKE; this comes from the coding sequence ATGAAAAAGATATTATGCATACTCTTTTGCCTGCTGCCTGTATTGGGCGGGAAAGCGCAGACACTTTATAGAGATCAGGTGCGTATAGAGAAAGAATCTATCACACGCAATGAAGATAACAATGTGCTGAGCATCGATATGGATATCGTGATGCAGGAGAATCTGAAGCTCTCCTCCAATCATGTCGTCACCCTCACTCCGTTCCTCGAATCAAATGGCCGCACCAAGATACTACCTTCCATCGTAGTTTACGGTCGCAAACGTGAAGTAGTAAACCAACGCAATAACATCGCTCCTTCGGAAAATACTTACAGTGTTATCCGTCGCAAGCATAATAAAGAACAGATTATCAACTACCACCAGCAATTCCAGTTCGAAGCCTGGATGCGTGATGCGGAAATGAAACTGAATATTGATGTATGCGGCTGCTGCGACCTGAAAGAGGAGACCAGCGGTGAATTAATCACCCGATTGAACATTTTACCCGTGCAGCTACAGCCCGCTATATCCTATATCACTCCACAGGCAGAAGCCGTCAAGCACCGTGCCATAGAAGGAAGCGCTTTCCTCGACTTCCCGGTGAACCAAATTATCATCCGACCGGAGTATCGTCGCAACACAGTAGAGCTGGCCAAGATACGTGCTACCATTGACAGTGTACGTAATGATGACAAGACAACGCTCAGCAGTATAAGAATTCACGGTTATGCATCACCGGAAGGTGGATATGCCAACAATACCCGACTGGCAAAAGGTCGTACACAGGCATTGGTAGATTATGTGACCAGTTATTACAAGTTCGACAATAAACTGATCACTTCAGAGTATACTTCTGAAGATTGGGAAGGATTCCGCAAGTTTATCGCAGCTTCTTCATTGGAGAAGAAGGACGAGATACTGAAACTGATGGATGACTCGACACTGGACATAGACAAGAAAGAACGCCAGATCGCTCAATTGGCAGGTCCTCAAACTTATAAATATATATTGGAAGAATGTTATCCGGCTTTGCGTCATTCAGACTATACCGTCAACTATACCGTACGCGGGTTCAATCTGGAAGAAACCAAAGAGATTATCAAGACACGTCCGCAACTGTTGAGCCTACAGGAAATCTATCGGATTGCGGAAAGCTGTCAGCCGGGAAGCGAAGAGTTCAACCGTTCGTTCCAGGTAGCAGCCGCCATGTTCCCGGATGACCCTATTGCCAATCTGAATGCAGGAGCCATGGAAATACAGAAAGGCGGAGACCTGACAACAGCGAAGAAGCATCTTGCCAAAGCTGATCAGAAAGCTCCCGAAACGCTGAATAACCTGGGAGTCATCGCACTGCTGGAAGGCGACTACGATGCGGCAGAGAAATATTTCAATGCAGCAAAAGCCGGTGGACTCACCACTCAGGCTGACACCAATATGAAACAACTAAAAAGCATAAGAAATTATCCCAAAGAATAA
- a CDS encoding DUF3575 domain-containing protein: MKKKRILFLFVTLFASTLLYSQVVGVKTNLVMDAMKIINLGAEVGLSKKLTLDLYANYNPWKYKDQKMMKMLAIQPELRYWFCDKFNGHFVGFHVHGGVYQAAAINMPWGIWPELKDHRFKGNFFGAGISYGYQWILAKHWNLEGNIGVGYARVKYEQFECKTCGEKVSEGHKNYLGPTKAAISLIYLF; this comes from the coding sequence ATGAAAAAGAAAAGAATCTTATTTTTGTTCGTTACCTTGTTTGCTTCTACCTTATTATATAGTCAGGTAGTCGGAGTGAAAACCAATCTTGTAATGGACGCGATGAAAATTATCAATCTCGGAGCCGAAGTCGGTCTGAGTAAGAAGTTAACGCTGGACTTGTATGCCAACTATAATCCGTGGAAATACAAAGATCAGAAGATGATGAAGATGCTCGCCATCCAGCCGGAACTCCGTTACTGGTTCTGCGACAAGTTCAATGGACACTTTGTGGGATTCCATGTACATGGAGGCGTCTACCAGGCTGCCGCCATCAATATGCCCTGGGGCATCTGGCCGGAACTGAAGGACCACCGCTTCAAAGGCAATTTCTTCGGTGCTGGTATTTCCTACGGTTATCAATGGATTCTTGCCAAGCATTGGAATCTGGAAGGGAATATTGGTGTAGGTTACGCACGTGTCAAGTATGAGCAGTTCGAATGCAAGACGTGCGGTGAGAAGGTTAGCGAAGGACATAAGAACTATTTAGGTCCCACGAAAGCTGCTATCAGTTTAATCTATTTATTCTAA
- a CDS encoding DUF5033 domain-containing protein, producing MKSIKFFFACVLALTFVACSNAESDSFEDNSSNFESMISLYGIQSATVDSKVGDVPSVTAEEMASVLEALRQNGNTIRNCESETLEGYYEGGDRKEVKMIAEYQARTRSGAFVEQFALCVSVNFNIDNNGGVFYIGTTYSSSTDLFNWQGYGASLSTTAEGNSVFSSTSYLYFRVSDQGNCLVKVPVSFKGSYNFKDNKGTYSFTLSKAAN from the coding sequence ATGAAATCAATTAAATTCTTTTTCGCATGTGTATTGGCATTAACTTTTGTAGCATGTTCTAATGCTGAAAGTGATAGTTTTGAAGACAACTCTTCAAACTTTGAATCCATGATATCTTTATATGGTATACAATCTGCAACTGTTGACTCTAAAGTAGGTGATGTACCTTCTGTGACTGCAGAAGAAATGGCAAGTGTGCTTGAAGCGCTTCGTCAGAATGGTAATACTATCCGTAACTGTGAATCGGAAACTTTGGAAGGATACTACGAAGGTGGTGACAGAAAAGAAGTGAAGATGATCGCAGAATATCAGGCCCGTACCAGAAGCGGTGCTTTCGTAGAACAATTCGCATTGTGTGTTTCCGTCAACTTTAATATTGATAATAACGGCGGAGTATTTTATATAGGTACTACATACTCTTCCTCGACTGACCTGTTCAACTGGCAGGGTTATGGAGCTTCCTTATCTACTACTGCTGAAGGAAACAGTGTATTCAGCTCGACTTCTTATCTCTATTTCCGTGTAAGCGACCAGGGTAATTGCCTGGTTAAGGTACCCGTAAGCTTTAAAGGTAGCTACAACTTCAAGGATAATAAGGGAACTTATAGCTTTACTCTTTCCAAAGCAGCTAATTAA
- a CDS encoding hybrid sensor histidine kinase/response regulator transcription factor, translating into MRKFFFLLLLLTVFLPSYSIDTHWDLEPQIIKNGVGNNTIYHVCYGSEGFMWFSTDKGISRYDGFRFRDYPLIMSVDSLSTPLHQAVKTLKEGSDGLFYASLYQGGITCFDKEMEKFLPVRFDRSLKLKEIQDFCWNDGSLYLATSHGLFESRPIRKKEGKEDFVYCILNPEPLIKGKITNLCTDGKTNLYFAVDREKVIHYDLVTKRTSVIREYDVVNRLFLRQGYLWICRLWNDIVCYDLKSHKERVVSLEGGDQPDFSNSYVTDMVMKDKQTFYLTTWDGLYKLHFENLNLCESPFTLTLLTQGERAFHSRIENKMTSLLWDNRQQILWVGTFGGGVVKFDISDSMYSRVRQNFKSRVDGMVEDAKGYIWLTVTDGGIMRSTTPSFSMDTHFEPWKKVSGLSGRYHIYKGKDGNIWLGNNFGEIISVNPLTEDVESFQLKNSEGGRMQAVVHCFCLDSWNRLWVGTSNGLVQVDPKTHGCKNIKLPGEIKNVFAITEDKEGNVWVGTDKGLKRIETNGDQIRVEGNYEKENGLEEAGVRTLYVNNYNQIYAAYLNVVIRIDGREKDKIESVYTLQSGLTDGHVSCMVDDHIGNTWAGNNVGVMTIRNGQEAFYSYLSVGNCSAVCRLNDGRLLWANSWGLIFFDPSATKGDSGKKHLMLTDVEVGGETVLAGEKRNGQMILAVSPEKQEKLVFASDNNDFHLFFSDLRYGLAQRKIAYRLLPADKEWKMIPLAEGLWFNGLAAGKYALQAKLVFPDGKEGEVIEIPLVVKGKWYQTIWAYIMYVLLLGGLSYFFYSYFRKKDQRKQIHRDREMILKENLNLEKLKQEQKKEIEAMRNRLLMLFVQELRTPLSLIIAPLKELQKDDAQTSQLSLQVAYRNSLRMVDACDQLLAVYGQGNMESKLEVAPYSVDKMIDSSLFGVRDLLKVYTIDFHCEKRIKKEMEFYVDKKKIEFVIHNLLTNAFTHTHYAGTVSLSVCEVVNDNMHYVCLIVEDDGKERVRTVEQLMSENEGSERDMSAAQMGFTIMQQMIEAHYGTITLESTEGKGTKVTVNLPADRDVFENNPNIQFIDPEELTEVAELEPESAETQKQDLAVEDAVVQQDQQLPLFAEALPAEEVASPVAGGVKKTILIVEDHKDIRLYLKVLFGNEYNLLMATNGQEGVDTAMKEMPDLIICDVMMPVKDGFECCREVKENPETCSIPFIMLTAKVEDDDIIHGLQLGADDYVLKPFTPGILKAKVSSLINGRQTLKQMYTKLFKLPGTDTIVVSEPEQAGEEVKTEDPFITAVIKIVEENICEADFSVKKLAAEMNMSQPTLYRKVKQSTDYTIIELIRGVRMRRAGVLLKTKQYAVQEVAEMVGYNDIPTFRKHFVDAFGTTPSTYE; encoded by the coding sequence ATGAGGAAGTTCTTCTTTCTGTTGTTGCTGTTGACGGTTTTTCTTCCGTCATACTCTATAGATACCCACTGGGACCTAGAACCGCAAATAATTAAAAACGGAGTCGGAAATAATACTATTTATCATGTTTGTTACGGAAGCGAAGGCTTTATGTGGTTCTCTACCGACAAGGGAATCTCCCGCTACGATGGCTTCAGATTTCGTGATTATCCGCTCATTATGAGCGTTGACTCCCTTTCCACTCCTTTGCATCAGGCTGTAAAAACGCTGAAGGAAGGTTCCGACGGTTTATTTTATGCTTCACTCTATCAGGGGGGAATAACCTGTTTTGACAAAGAAATGGAAAAGTTTTTGCCTGTACGTTTTGACAGGTCGCTGAAACTTAAAGAGATTCAGGATTTTTGCTGGAATGATGGCAGCCTGTATCTGGCTACTTCGCATGGATTGTTCGAATCGCGTCCCATCCGCAAAAAAGAAGGAAAAGAAGATTTCGTCTATTGTATATTGAATCCCGAACCTTTGATAAAAGGAAAGATTACTAATCTTTGCACGGATGGAAAAACAAACCTGTACTTTGCCGTTGACCGCGAAAAGGTGATACATTATGATCTCGTAACCAAAAGAACTTCTGTGATCAGAGAATATGATGTGGTGAACAGACTCTTTTTGCGACAGGGATATTTATGGATATGCAGATTATGGAATGATATTGTATGTTATGACCTTAAATCGCATAAGGAACGTGTAGTCTCTCTCGAGGGGGGCGACCAGCCGGATTTCTCCAACTCGTATGTTACAGATATGGTGATGAAAGATAAGCAGACGTTTTATCTGACGACATGGGACGGATTATATAAATTGCATTTTGAGAATCTGAATTTGTGTGAGAGTCCGTTTACATTGACACTGCTGACACAGGGGGAAAGAGCGTTCCATTCAAGGATCGAAAATAAGATGACCAGTCTGCTATGGGATAACAGGCAGCAGATTCTTTGGGTAGGTACCTTTGGCGGGGGAGTGGTAAAGTTTGATATCAGCGACAGTATGTACAGCCGGGTACGGCAGAATTTCAAATCCAGAGTGGATGGCATGGTCGAAGATGCAAAAGGGTATATCTGGTTGACGGTGACCGATGGAGGCATCATGAGAAGCACTACTCCGTCATTTTCGATGGATACACATTTTGAACCATGGAAAAAAGTATCCGGTCTCTCCGGACGTTATCACATATATAAAGGTAAAGATGGAAACATTTGGCTGGGTAACAATTTTGGAGAGATCATCTCTGTCAATCCGCTTACGGAAGACGTGGAATCTTTTCAGTTGAAAAACAGCGAAGGCGGGAGGATGCAGGCTGTTGTCCATTGTTTCTGTCTGGATTCGTGGAATCGTTTGTGGGTAGGTACTTCGAATGGACTGGTACAGGTAGATCCTAAAACTCACGGATGCAAAAATATAAAACTGCCCGGTGAAATCAAGAATGTATTTGCCATCACTGAAGATAAGGAAGGAAATGTATGGGTAGGTACGGATAAAGGGCTGAAAAGAATTGAAACGAACGGTGACCAGATACGGGTGGAAGGAAACTATGAAAAGGAGAATGGGCTGGAAGAAGCCGGAGTGCGAACCCTGTATGTGAATAACTATAATCAGATTTATGCAGCCTATCTGAACGTCGTTATTCGCATCGACGGAAGAGAGAAGGATAAGATAGAATCTGTTTATACACTACAGAGTGGATTGACGGACGGACATGTCAGTTGCATGGTCGACGACCATATCGGAAACACATGGGCAGGAAACAATGTAGGAGTGATGACCATCAGAAATGGACAGGAGGCTTTTTATAGTTATCTGTCGGTGGGAAACTGCAGTGCAGTCTGTCGTTTGAATGACGGACGCTTGTTATGGGCGAATTCCTGGGGGCTGATTTTCTTTGATCCTTCTGCTACCAAAGGCGATAGTGGCAAGAAGCATTTGATGCTGACCGATGTGGAAGTCGGTGGAGAAACGGTGCTGGCAGGAGAAAAGCGGAACGGGCAGATGATTCTGGCTGTTTCTCCGGAAAAACAGGAGAAACTGGTGTTTGCTTCCGATAACAACGACTTTCATTTGTTCTTTTCCGATCTGCGTTACGGACTGGCACAGCGCAAGATTGCTTACCGTCTGCTTCCTGCGGACAAAGAATGGAAAATGATACCGCTTGCAGAAGGACTGTGGTTCAACGGATTGGCTGCCGGAAAATATGCCTTGCAGGCTAAGCTGGTTTTCCCGGATGGGAAAGAAGGGGAGGTAATCGAGATTCCTCTGGTGGTGAAGGGTAAATGGTATCAGACTATATGGGCGTATATCATGTATGTTCTGTTACTTGGCGGATTATCTTATTTCTTCTATTCTTATTTCAGAAAGAAGGATCAGCGCAAACAGATTCATCGTGACCGTGAGATGATACTGAAGGAGAATCTGAATCTCGAAAAGCTGAAACAGGAACAAAAAAAAGAGATAGAAGCGATGAGGAACCGGTTGCTGATGCTCTTTGTGCAGGAATTGCGTACGCCGTTGTCACTCATCATCGCTCCGCTGAAGGAATTGCAGAAGGATGACGCTCAGACTTCTCAGCTTTCTCTACAGGTGGCGTACCGGAACTCACTCCGCATGGTGGATGCCTGCGACCAGTTGCTGGCAGTATACGGGCAGGGCAATATGGAATCAAAACTGGAAGTTGCTCCGTATTCGGTGGATAAAATGATCGACAGCTCTCTTTTTGGTGTCCGGGACTTGTTGAAGGTGTATACCATTGATTTCCATTGCGAGAAGAGAATCAAGAAGGAGATGGAATTTTATGTGGACAAAAAGAAAATAGAATTCGTCATTCATAATCTGTTGACAAATGCTTTCACCCATACGCATTATGCGGGAACGGTTTCTTTATCTGTTTGTGAGGTTGTAAATGACAATATGCACTATGTCTGCCTGATAGTAGAAGATGACGGAAAAGAAAGGGTAAGAACTGTTGAGCAGTTGATGAGCGAGAATGAAGGATCGGAACGTGATATGTCGGCTGCGCAAATGGGATTCACCATCATGCAACAGATGATCGAAGCTCATTACGGAACGATTACTCTTGAAAGTACTGAAGGAAAGGGGACGAAGGTCACGGTCAATCTTCCCGCCGACAGAGATGTCTTTGAAAACAATCCGAATATTCAGTTTATTGATCCGGAAGAACTGACAGAAGTAGCAGAGCTGGAACCCGAATCGGCAGAAACACAGAAACAGGATTTGGCAGTAGAGGATGCTGTGGTGCAACAGGATCAGCAACTGCCGCTTTTTGCGGAGGCATTGCCTGCCGAAGAAGTAGCATCCCCCGTAGCGGGCGGAGTTAAAAAGACGATATTGATTGTAGAAGATCATAAGGATATCCGCCTGTATCTGAAAGTGCTCTTCGGCAATGAATATAACTTGTTGATGGCAACCAACGGGCAGGAGGGAGTCGATACGGCAATGAAAGAGATGCCGGACTTGATCATCTGTGATGTCATGATGCCGGTGAAAGACGGTTTCGAATGTTGCCGGGAGGTGAAGGAGAATCCGGAAACGTGCAGTATTCCTTTTATCATGCTGACGGCAAAGGTAGAAGACGACGATATTATTCACGGACTGCAGCTGGGTGCGGATGATTATGTACTGAAACCATTTACTCCGGGCATTCTGAAGGCGAAAGTCAGCAGTCTGATTAATGGTCGTCAGACGTTGAAGCAGATGTACACGAAGTTGTTCAAATTGCCGGGAACGGATACAATTGTCGTGAGCGAACCGGAACAGGCGGGTGAAGAAGTGAAGACGGAAGATCCGTTTATCACAGCTGTTATCAAAATTGTGGAAGAAAATATTTGCGAGGCGGACTTCAGTGTGAAGAAACTGGCAGCGGAAATGAATATGAGTCAGCCCACCCTTTACCGCAAAGTGAAGCAAAGTACAGACTATACCATTATAGAACTGATCAGAGGAGTACGTATGCGCCGTGCGGGAGTGCTGTTGAAAACGAAACAATATGCAGTGCAGGAAGTTGCCGAAATGGTGGGGTATAATGACATTCCGACTTTCCGCAAACATTTTGTGGATGCATTTGGTACGACTCCTTCTACGTATGAATAA
- the truA gene encoding tRNA pseudouridine(38-40) synthase TruA — protein MQRYFIYLAYDGTNYHGWQIQPNGSSVQECLMKALSTFLRRDVEVIGAGRTDAGVHASLMVAHFDHEDVLDTVTVADKLNRLLPPDISVYRVRQVKPDAHARFDATARTYKYYVTTAKYPFNRQYRYRVYGSLDYERMNEAARTLFEYIDFTSFSKLHTDVKTNICHISHAEWTKMEGEDTTWVFTIRADRFLRNMVRAIVGTLLEVGRGKLTVEGFRKVIEQQDRCKAGTSAPGNALFLVNVEYPEDIFSEETKKSVLSTLLPEGGEC, from the coding sequence GTGCAAAGGTATTTTATTTATTTGGCTTATGATGGAACCAACTATCACGGTTGGCAGATACAACCCAACGGGAGTAGTGTGCAGGAATGCTTGATGAAGGCTTTGTCTACTTTTCTGCGTCGTGATGTGGAAGTGATAGGTGCTGGCCGGACGGACGCGGGGGTGCATGCCTCGCTGATGGTGGCACATTTTGATCATGAAGACGTGCTCGATACGGTGACTGTCGCCGACAAGTTGAACCGTCTGTTGCCTCCAGATATTTCTGTCTATCGTGTCCGTCAGGTAAAACCGGATGCGCACGCCCGTTTTGACGCGACTGCCCGGACATATAAGTATTATGTGACTACCGCCAAATATCCTTTCAACCGCCAGTACCGCTACCGTGTCTATGGTTCATTGGATTATGAACGGATGAACGAGGCTGCACGAACCCTGTTCGAATACATTGATTTTACAAGTTTCAGCAAACTGCATACAGATGTAAAAACAAACATCTGCCACATCTCCCATGCCGAATGGACGAAGATGGAAGGCGAAGACACCACCTGGGTATTTACTATCCGTGCCGACCGCTTTCTCCGTAATATGGTGCGTGCCATCGTAGGAACATTGCTCGAGGTAGGACGCGGCAAACTGACCGTGGAAGGTTTCCGTAAAGTGATAGAACAACAGGATCGTTGCAAAGCGGGAACTTCCGCTCCGGGAAATGCGCTCTTCCTTGTCAACGTAGAATATCCGGAAGATATTTTCTCAGAGGAAACTAAAAAGTCAGTACTATCTACACTCCTTCCCGAAGGAGGGGAGTGTTAG
- a CDS encoding DMT family transporter, whose translation MWLLLAFLSATLLGFYDVFKKQSLKDNAVLPVLFLNTLFSSLIFLPFILVSAFEPDLFGGTIFNVPVAGWEQHKYIIIKSFIVLSSWIFGYFGMKHLPITIVGPINATRPVMVLVGAMLVFGERLNLYQWIGVMLAVASFFMLSRSGKKEGIDFKHNKWILFIILAAVMGAVSGLYDKFLMKQLNPMLVQSWYNVYQFFIMGTIIFLLWWPKRKTTTPFRWDWTIILISVFLSAADFVYFYALSYDDSMISIVSMVRRGSVIVSFIFGALFFREKNLKSKAIDLILVLIGMIFLYLGSK comes from the coding sequence ATGTGGTTATTATTAGCTTTTCTCTCGGCTACCTTGCTGGGATTTTATGATGTATTCAAGAAACAGTCATTGAAAGATAATGCGGTGTTGCCTGTATTGTTTTTGAATACGCTTTTCTCCAGTCTAATTTTTCTGCCGTTCATTTTGGTATCGGCATTCGAGCCTGATCTCTTTGGGGGAACCATCTTTAATGTTCCCGTTGCAGGATGGGAGCAGCATAAATATATTATCATCAAGTCGTTTATCGTTCTGTCATCGTGGATATTCGGTTACTTCGGGATGAAACACTTGCCTATTACCATTGTGGGGCCTATCAATGCTACCCGTCCGGTGATGGTGCTTGTAGGAGCAATGCTGGTGTTTGGCGAGCGTCTGAATCTCTACCAATGGATCGGAGTGATGCTGGCAGTGGCTTCCTTCTTTATGTTGAGCCGTTCGGGGAAGAAAGAAGGGATCGATTTCAAGCATAACAAATGGATTCTCTTTATTATACTGGCAGCAGTCATGGGAGCTGTCAGCGGATTGTATGACAAGTTTCTGATGAAACAGCTGAATCCGATGCTGGTGCAATCGTGGTATAATGTCTACCAGTTCTTTATCATGGGAACCATTATCTTCCTTCTCTGGTGGCCCAAACGGAAGACGACCACTCCTTTCCGCTGGGACTGGACCATCATTCTGATTTCCGTATTCCTTTCGGCGGCAGACTTTGTCTACTTTTATGCTCTGAGCTATGATGACTCCATGATCTCCATCGTTTCGATGGTTCGTCGGGGAAGCGTGATCGTATCTTTCATTTTCGGAGCGCTCTTCTTCCGTGAAAAGAATTTAAAAAGCAAAGCGATTGACCTTATCCTCGTGTTAATCGGAATGATATTCTTATATTTGGGGTCTAAATAA
- a CDS encoding DUF3256 family protein, with protein sequence MKSNKITHTIAFFIIGLFTFVSSQAQEAKTLFINVPDSLCPLLTKVNREDCIDFLSSKMKAQVENRFGQKSEMTDLSKDYIRMQMTPETTWQMKVLALNDTTNVICTVATACAPACDSSIRFYTTDWKPLTADSFITLPVMNDFLLTPDSTAIYEFDEASRSADILLMKVDMNKENTELAVTLSTPDYMSKETAEKLKPFLRRPIVYQWKNGAFTK encoded by the coding sequence ATGAAATCAAATAAAATCACTCATACCATCGCATTTTTCATCATCGGCTTGTTTACTTTTGTCTCTTCACAGGCGCAGGAAGCAAAGACTCTTTTTATCAACGTTCCGGATTCACTTTGTCCCTTGCTTACGAAGGTGAACCGTGAAGACTGCATCGACTTTCTGAGCAGTAAAATGAAAGCACAGGTGGAAAACCGCTTCGGGCAGAAGTCGGAAATGACCGACCTGAGTAAGGACTATATCCGGATGCAGATGACTCCGGAAACCACTTGGCAGATGAAAGTATTGGCTTTGAATGATACCACGAATGTGATTTGTACGGTAGCTACGGCATGTGCTCCGGCTTGTGACAGCAGCATCCGCTTCTATACTACAGACTGGAAACCTCTGACTGCCGATTCATTCATCACCCTGCCGGTCATGAACGATTTTCTGCTTACTCCGGACTCCACTGCGATATACGAATTTGACGAGGCCTCCCGTTCTGCAGACATCTTATTGATGAAAGTGGATATGAACAAGGAAAATACAGAACTGGCTGTCACTCTGTCCACTCCCGACTATATGTCAAAAGAAACGGCAGAAAAACTTAAACCGTTTCTCCGCCGTCCTATTGTTTATCAGTGGAAGAATGGAGCGTTTACCAAATAA
- a CDS encoding phosphotransferase enzyme family protein → MKDLSSIVAKFNTQGTITEIKPLGAGLINDTYKVNTQEADAPDYVLQRINHAIFQNVEMLQSNIAAVTGHIRKKLTEAGEADIDRKVLSFLATEEGKTYWFDGESYWRVMVFIPRAKTYETVNPEYSNYAGEAFGNFQAMLADIPETLGETIPDFHNMEFRLKQLRDAVAANAAGRVAEVQYYLDEIEKRADEMCKAERLFREGKLPKRVCHCDTKVNNMMFDEDGKVLCVIDLDTVMPSFIFSDYGDFLRTGANTGDEDDKDLNRVNFNMEIFKAFTKGYLKGAKSFLTPIEIENLPYAAALFPYMQCVRFLADYINGDTYYKIKYPEHNLVRTKAQFKLLQSVEEHTPEMVAFINECLVNG, encoded by the coding sequence ATGAAAGATTTATCAAGTATTGTAGCCAAGTTCAACACCCAAGGTACTATCACAGAGATTAAGCCTTTGGGAGCAGGACTTATCAACGACACATACAAAGTTAACACACAGGAAGCAGACGCCCCCGACTACGTTCTGCAACGCATCAACCATGCCATCTTCCAGAATGTAGAAATGCTTCAATCCAATATTGCCGCAGTCACCGGACATATTCGCAAGAAACTGACCGAAGCCGGAGAAGCCGACATCGACCGCAAAGTTCTCTCTTTCCTCGCCACTGAAGAAGGAAAAACTTATTGGTTTGATGGAGAAAGCTACTGGCGTGTCATGGTATTCATTCCGCGTGCCAAAACGTACGAGACTGTCAATCCGGAATATTCCAATTATGCAGGAGAGGCTTTCGGAAACTTTCAGGCTATGCTTGCCGACATTCCGGAAACACTGGGAGAAACCATCCCCGACTTCCATAACATGGAATTCCGTCTCAAACAGCTACGTGATGCAGTCGCTGCCAATGCTGCCGGACGAGTAGCCGAAGTACAGTATTATCTGGACGAGATAGAAAAACGTGCGGACGAAATGTGCAAGGCAGAACGCCTGTTCCGCGAAGGAAAGCTTCCGAAACGAGTATGCCATTGCGATACGAAAGTAAACAACATGATGTTTGATGAAGACGGGAAAGTGCTTTGCGTCATCGACCTGGATACGGTAATGCCGAGTTTCATCTTCTCCGACTACGGTGATTTCCTCCGTACAGGTGCCAACACCGGAGATGAAGATGACAAAGACCTGAATCGTGTGAACTTCAACATGGAGATATTCAAGGCATTCACCAAAGGATATCTGAAAGGTGCCAAATCGTTCCTCACTCCCATTGAAATAGAGAATCTGCCTTATGCTGCCGCTTTATTCCCCTATATGCAGTGCGTACGGTTCCTTGCCGATTATATCAACGGAGATACTTACTACAAAATCAAATATCCCGAACATAATCTGGTGCGCACCAAGGCACAGTTCAAACTACTTCAAAGCGTAGAAGAACATACACCGGAGATGGTGGCATTCATCAATGAGTGCTTGGTTAATGGATAA